A single window of Halotalea alkalilenta DNA harbors:
- a CDS encoding N-carbamoyl-D-amino-acid hydrolase — translation MRELVIGAAQLGAINKDDSRESVVTRMLALLDQAALRGCDLVVFPELALTTFFPRWYMEDQAEVDTWFEREMPGPATQPLFDFCREHGIAISFGYAELTPEGHHFNTSILTDKTGRIVGKYRKIHLPGHVEFDTERDFQHLEKRYFEPGDLGFGVWRNLGAVMGMCICNDRRWPETWRMMGLQGVELVALGYNTPSVNSQNRTEGERERLFHSELSIQAGAYQNATWAVAVAKAGVEDGFPLMAGSIIVDPNGFVVARAETNGDELISHRCDLDACQFGKRTIFDFARHRRIEHYGLITSRTGAEAPPEHDDA, via the coding sequence GAACTGGTCATCGGCGCTGCACAGCTTGGCGCGATCAACAAAGACGACAGCCGGGAGTCGGTGGTGACGCGGATGCTTGCGCTGCTCGACCAAGCGGCGCTGCGCGGCTGCGACCTGGTGGTGTTCCCGGAGCTTGCGCTGACTACCTTCTTTCCGCGCTGGTACATGGAGGACCAGGCCGAGGTCGACACCTGGTTCGAGCGTGAGATGCCGGGGCCGGCGACTCAGCCGCTGTTCGACTTCTGCCGCGAGCATGGCATCGCCATCTCCTTCGGCTATGCCGAACTGACCCCCGAAGGGCACCACTTCAATACCTCGATCCTCACCGACAAGACCGGCCGGATCGTCGGCAAATACCGCAAGATCCACCTGCCGGGGCATGTCGAGTTCGATACCGAGCGCGATTTCCAGCACCTCGAGAAGCGCTACTTCGAGCCGGGCGATCTTGGTTTCGGCGTATGGCGCAACCTCGGCGCGGTGATGGGCATGTGCATCTGCAACGACCGGCGCTGGCCCGAAACCTGGCGGATGATGGGCCTGCAGGGGGTGGAGCTGGTGGCGCTGGGCTACAACACGCCGTCGGTGAATTCGCAAAATCGCACCGAGGGCGAACGCGAGCGCCTGTTCCACTCCGAGCTCTCGATCCAGGCCGGGGCCTACCAGAATGCGACCTGGGCGGTGGCGGTGGCCAAGGCCGGCGTGGAAGACGGCTTCCCGCTGATGGCCGGCAGCATCATCGTCGATCCCAACGGCTTCGTGGTCGCCCGGGCCGAGACCAACGGCGACGAGCTGATCAGCCATCGCTGCGACCTCGACGCCTGCCAGTTCGGCAAGCGCACCATCTTCGATTTCGCCCGCCATCGGCGGATCGAGCACTACGGCCTGATCACCTCGCGCACCGGCGCCGAGGCGCCGCCGGAACACGACGACGCCTGA